The following coding sequences are from one Mugil cephalus isolate CIBA_MC_2020 chromosome 9, CIBA_Mcephalus_1.1, whole genome shotgun sequence window:
- the LOC125013666 gene encoding extracellular calcium-sensing receptor-like, giving the protein MHKSGDVVLGGLFQIHFFSVFPDLSFTSEPQQPSCHGFDILGFRQAQTMAFAIDEINRNPNLLPNVTLGYSLYDNCLSLGVGFRAAMSLTSGQEEKIILDEKCVGNPPVIGIIGESSSTRSIAISTVLGLYRVPMVSYFATCACLSDRQKYPSFFRTIPSDAFQVRAMIQILKHFGWTWAGLLISDDDYGLHAARSFQTDLSLSGDGCLAYIEILPWANDLTELKRIVDVMKKSTARVVIVFAHESHMINLMEEIIRQNVTGLQWMASEAWTAAAVLQTPHLMPYLGGTLGIAIRRGEIPGLRDFMLQTRPDLHHNSSYGNNTVNQFWEFTFQCRFPSAAGLEGGEILCTGQEDLEFVETELLDISDLRSEYNVYKAVYALAHALDDVLRCEPGKGPFSGNTCGSLRSLEPWQLLYYLEKVNFSTSFGDQVSFDENGDATPIYDIMNWLWLPDGRTIVQNVGEVKKSAFKGEEIIINEDKIFWNFENRKPPRSVCSESCSPGTRLVRKKGEPECCFDCIPCSEGKISNETNSMECISCPEDFWSNPQRDHCVPKKTEFLSYQEPLGICLTVTSLLGTFICAIVLGIFIYHRSTPIVRANNSELSFQLLLSLKLCFLCSLLFIGRPRLWTCQLRHAAFGISFVLSVSCILVKTIVVLAVFKASKPGGESSLKWFGAAQQRGTVLVLTSIQGAICTAWLVSSSPAPHKNTQYHNDKIVYECVVGSTIGFAVLLGYIGLLATLSFLIAFLARNLPDTFNEAKLITFSMLIFCAVWVAFVPAYISSPGKYADAVEVFAILASSFGLLVALFGPKCYIILLRPERNTKKAIMGRTES; this is encoded by the exons ATGCACAAGTCTGGAGATGTGGTTCTGGGTGGACTGTTTCAAATCCACTTCTTTTCTGTATTTCCTGACCTGTCTTTCACCTCTGAGCCACAGCAGCCTTCTTGCCATGG TTTTGATATTCTGGGATTTAGGCAGGCCCAGACCATGGCCTTTGCTATTGATGAGATCAACAGAAACCCAAACCTGCTGCCTAATGTGACTCTGGGATACAGTCTGTATGATAACTGTCTGAGCCTCGGAGTTGGATTCCGTGCAGCAATGTCACTAACCAGTGGTCAAGAGGAGAAAATTATATTAGATGAGAAATGTGTAGGAAACCCTCCAGTCATAGGGATTATAGGTGAATCTTCCTCCACGCGTTCTATTGCCATCTCTACTGTGTTAGGTTTGTACAGAGTACCGATG GTGAGTTATTTTGCCACATGCGCCTGCCTGAGTGACCGGCAAAAATATCCATCCTTCTTTAGGACGATCCCAAGTGATGCTTTCCag GTTCGTGCTATGATTCAGATTCTAAAGCACTTCGGTTGGACTTGGGCAGGTCTGCTGATCAGTGATGATGATTATGGACTCCACGCAGCCAGATCCTTCCAGACTGACCTGAGTCTGTCTGGTGACGGCTGTCTGGCTTACATAGAGATTTTGCCCTGGGCCAATGATTTAACTGAACTAAAGAGGATTGTGGATGTGATGAAGAAATCCACAGCTCGTGTGGTCATAGTTTTTGCACATGAGAGTCACATGATCAACCTCATGGAAGAG ATCATCaggcagaatgtgacaggcCTGCAATGGATGGCCAGTGAAGCCTGGACAGCAGCTGCTGTTCTCCAGACCCCTCACCTCATGCCGTACCTGGGTGGCACACTGGGCATTGCCATCCGTCGAGGAGAAATACCAGGGCTCAGGGACTTCATGTTACAAACACGTCCTGATCTACACCACAACAGCAGCTATGGAAATAACACG gtAAATCAGTTTTGGGAATTCACATTTCAGTGTAGATTTCCATCAGCAGCTGGGTTGGAAGGTGGAGAAATACTGTGCACTGGACAGGAAGACCTAGAGTTTGTGGAGACTGAACTATTGGACATTTCAGATCTAAGATCAGAGTATAATGTGTACAAGGCTGTGTATGCTCTGGCCCATGCCCTTGACGATGTGTTGCGGTGTGAGCCAGGCAAGGggcctttcagtggaaacacctGTGGCAGTTTGCGATCACTGGAGCCGTGGCAG CTTCTGTATTACCTGGAAAAGGTCAACTTCTCAACATCATTTGGTGATCAAGTGTCATTCGATGAGAATGGTGATGCCACACCAATATATGATATCATGAACTGGTTGTGGCTCCCTGATGGAAGAACTATAGTTCAGAATGTGGGTGAGGTTAAGAAGTCAGCCTTCAAAGGTGAAGAAATTATAATCAATGAAGACAAAATCTTTTGGAACTTTGAAAACAGAaag CCACCCCGCTCAGTTTGTAGTGAGAGCTGTTCTCCAGGGACCCGACTGGTGAGAAAGAAGGGGGAACCTGAGTGCTGTTTTGACTGCATCCCTTGTTCTGAGGGAAAGATCAGCAATGAGACCA ACTCCATGGAGTGCATCAGTTGTCCAGAGGACTTCTGGTCCAACCCCCAGCGTGACCATTGTGTTCCCAAGAAAACAGAGTTTCTCTCCTACCAGGAACCTCTGGGTATCTGCTTGACAGTCACCTCATTACTGGGAACATTCATCTGTGCTATTGTTCTAGGGATATTTATCTACCATCGCAGTACCCCTATAGTACGCGCCAACAATTCTGAACTTagtttccagctgttgttgtcTCTTAAGCTATGTTTCTTATGTTCACTGCTGTTCATTGGACGTCCTAGACTGTGGACATGCCAACTGAGACATGCAGCATTTGGGATCAGCtttgttctttctgtctcaTGTATTCTGGTCAAAACCATAGTGGTCCTGGCTGTGTTCAAGGCCTCTAAACCAGGAGGTGAAAGCAGTCTAAAGTGGTTTGGTGCTGCACAGCAAAGAGGAACAGTTCTGGTTCTTACATCTATTCAAGGAGCAATCTGCACCGCCTGGCTTGTATCATCCTCACCAGCtcctcacaaaaacacacaataccaCAATGATAAGATAGTTTATGAGTGTGTAGTTGGGTCCACAATTGGTTTTGCAGTATTGTTGGGATACATTGGCTTATTGGCCACCCTCAGTTTTCTGATTGCATTTCTGGCAAGAAATCTCCCAGACACCTTCAATGAGGCCAAActcatcacattcagcatgCTGATCTTCTGTGCTGTGTGGGTGGCCTTTGTCCCAGCTTACATCAGCTCACCAGGCAAATATGCAGATGCGGTGGAGGTATTTGCCATCCTTGCCTCCAGTTTTGGTCTCTTGGTGGCGCTGTTTGGGCCCAAATGTTACATAATCCTGCTGAGACCAGAGAGGAACACAAAGAAAGCGATCATGGGTCGAACTGAGTCATAA
- the LOC125013833 gene encoding extracellular calcium-sensing receptor — MSCVSWLFALWSITAPSLLLVGLVGRQLGLRVGLQCVQAEACSRWSTPSNQGLFKDGDVVIGGLFSLHHQTPALDYDFTQLPQHKPCTGLEHIPLQYMYAMVFALEEINHSSKLLPGVKLGYHIFDSCGLPRWALLATLSLVGGDSVSCNSTDPPADSAGNGEEIKHMAGGPPIPLIIGGASSTTGQILSRMLGPLSVPLISYLSSCPCLSDRLQYHNFFRTIPSDNFQARAFAQLAVHFKWTWVGAVVANNNYGLTALKVFQEEIEGAGVCLAFVETLQRENIVSDATRAALTIQASTAHVILIFTWYTDVRELFVQLAKINVTDRQFLASEAWSTSSDLLQSLVTSKVATGVLGVAIRSSPIPGFESYLRNLNPSLRPDDEFLREFWEKEFGCSPVVANLSSTQLIANRLLQKTSLPPCSGTESLEGVKNLFIDTSQLRVTYNVYLAAYAAAHALHSLLSCPDIDRPGGSNVSTCSSPKNLKPIEILQHLNKVNFTTPQGELFYFQGGDIPAKYDLVNWQKTSEGPLKLVLIGRVDGLDLHLNESAIEWSTGSNQVPASVCSDSCPPGTRKANRKGEPLCCFDCLPCAEGEISNKTDSLLCQQCPSEFWSNAKRTSCIPRQLDFLSFNETLGITLATAAVTGTCVTTAVCVVFLCYSQTPMVRANNSELSFLLLLSLKLCFLCSLVFIGRPSVWSCRFQQAVFGISFVLCVSCLKVKTIVVLAAFRSARPGAEALIRWFGPSQQRGSVCFLTCVQITICAIWLTLSPPVPQRNLGFQGSKVTLECAMDSVVGFSLVLGYIGLLACTCLLLAFLARKLPDNFNEAKLITFSMLIFCAVWVAFVPAYVSSPGKYSVAVEIFAILASSYGLLFCIFAPKCFIILLRPEKNTKKHLMAR; from the exons ATGTCTTGCGTGTCCTGGCTGTTCGCTCTGTGGTCCATCACAGCTCCATCCCTGCTCCTTGTGGGGCTTGTGGGCAGACAGCTGGGGCTCAGGGTGGGACTGCAGTGTGTTCAGGCAGAGGCTTGTTCTCGGTGGAGCACACCGAGTAACCAGGGTCTGTTCAAAGACGGAGATGTGGTCATTGGTGGGCTTTTTAGTCTTCATCATCAAACTCCAGCTCTGGACTACGACTTCACTCAGCTGCCTCAACACAAACCTTGCACCGG TTTAGAACACATTCCTTTACAGTACATGTATGCCATGGTGTTTGCATTGGAGGAGATTAATCACAGTTCAAAGCTGCTGCCAGGAGTGAAGCTGGGTTACCATATTTTTGACAGCTGTGGACTCCCGCGATGGGCTCTCCTGGCGACGCTGTCACTAGTTGGAGGAGACAGCGTCAGCTGTAACTCTACAGACCCTCCAGCTGATTCTGCAGGGAACGGGGAGGAAATCAAACACATGGCAG GTGGTCCACCTATTCCACTGATCATTGGTGGTGCCTCCTCCACAACAGGCCAGATACTCTCCAGGATGCTTGGGCCTCTCTCTGTACCTTTA attAGCTATTTATCCAGCTGTCCGTGTCTCAGTGACAGGCTCCAGTATCATAATTTCTTCAGAACGATCCCAAGTGATAACTTCCAAGCACGAGCTTTCGCCCAGCTTGCCGTACACTTCAAGTGGACTTGGGTTGGGGCGGTGGTAGCAAATAACAATTACGGCCTCACAGCTTTAAag GTTTTTCAGGAGGAGATTGAAGGGGCAGGTGTGTGTCTGGCATTTGTAGAGACTCTGCAAAGGGAAAACATTGTGAGCGATGCAACACGAGCAGCTCTCACAATTCAGGCCTCGACAGCTCATGTGATCCTGATCTTTACCTGGTACACAGATGTGAGGGAACTGTTTGTGCAACTGGCCAAGATAAAT GTGACTGACAGACAGTTTCTGGCCAGTGAGGCTTGGAGCACCAGCAGTGATCTTCTCCAAAGTCTTGTCACAAGTAAAGTGGCAACTGGTGTCCTTGGCGTTGCAATTAGAAGTTCACCTATACCTGGATTTGAAAGTTATCTCAGGAATCTGAACCCGTCTCTTCGTCCAGACGATGAGTTCTTAAGAGAGTTTTGGGAAAAGGAGTTTGGTTGTAGTCCCGTGGTCGCAAATCTTTCTTCAACACAATTAATTGCAAACAGGTTGCTTCAAAAAACCTCTCTGCCACCCTGCAGTGGCACAGAGTCTCTTGAAGGAGTGAAGAATCTTTTTATTGACACTTCCCAGTTGAGGGTGACATATAATGTCTACCTTGCCGCTTATGCTGCGGCCCACGCCCTTCACAGCCTCCTCTCCTGCCCAGACATAGACCGTCCTGGTGGAAGCAAtgtctccacctgctcctctccAAAAAACCTCAAACCCATAGAG ATTCTGCAGCACCTGAACAAAGTGAACTTCACCACACCACAGGGagaactgttttattttcaagggGGCGACATTCCAGCAAAGTATGACCTCGTCAACTGGCAGAAAACCTCAGAGGGTCCATTAAAGCTAGTTTTGATTGGCCGTGTGGATGGTCTTGATCTCCACCTCAATGAGTCAGCCATTGAGTGGAGCACAGGATCAAATCAG GTCCCTGCTTCAGTGTGCAGTGACAGCTGCCCTCCGGGTACACGAAAGGCCAACAGGAAAGGAGaacctctctgctgctttgacTGTCTTCCGTGTGCTGAAGGGGAAATTAGTAATAAAACTG ATTCCCTTCTCTGTCAGCAATGTCCATCTGAGTTCTGGTCCAATGCTAAACGTACTTCCTGCATCCCTCGTCAGCTGGACTTCCTTTCCTTTAATGAAACCTTGGGCATCACTCTGGCTACAGCAGCTGTGACTGGCACCTGTGTGACAACAGCTGTGTGCGTGGTGTTCCTCTGCTACAGTCAGACGCCTATG GTACGTGCCAACAACTCAGAGCTGAGCTTCCTGCTTCTCCTGTCACTCAAGCTCTGCTTCCTGTGTTCGCTGGTGTTCATTGGTCGCCCGTCCGTCTGGTCTTGTCGGTTCCAACAGGCAGTGTTTGGGATCagctttgtgctttgtgtttcctgcctCAAAGTCAAGACCATCGTGGTTCTGGCAGCGTTCCGCTCGGCTCGGCCCGGTGCTGAAGCCTTGATTAGGTGGTTTGGGCCAAGCCAACAGAGAGGAAGTGTCTGCTTTCTTACATGTGTACAG ATAACCATCTGTGCCATATGGCTGACCCTCAGTCCTCCGGTGCCTCAACGTAATCTGGGTTTCcaagggtcaaaggtcaccttGGAGTGTGCCATGGATTCTGTGGTGGGCTTCTCTCTGGTCCTGGGTTACATCGGTCTGCTGGCCTGCACGTGTCTCCTCCTGGCCTTCCTCGCTCGAAAACTCCCTGACAACTTCAACGAGGCCAAGCTGATCACTTTCAGCATGCTGATTTTCTGTGCCGTCTGGGTGGCTTTTGTTCCAGCTTATGTCAGCTCTCCAGGGAAATACTCTGTTGCTGTAGAGATTTTTGCCATCCTGGCCTCTAGCTACGGTTTACTGTTCTGTATATTTGCTCCGAAGTGTTTTATTATACTTCTGAGgccagagaaaaacacaaagaaacacctGATGGCCAGATAG
- the LOC125013690 gene encoding extracellular calcium-sensing receptor-like, translating to MRKSGDVILGGLFHSHLFSYFPDLSFTSEPHQLSCHSFDVLGFKQAQTMVFTIDEINRNPNLLRNVTLGYSLYDTCLTVAIGFRAALSLLNGQEEQIILDDNCVGNPPVVGIVGDSSSTRSIAISTVFGLYRVPMVSYFATCSCLTDRQKYPSFFRTIPSDAFQVRAMIQILKHFGWTWAGLLISDDDYGLHAARSFQSELSLSGEVCLAYSEVLPWDNNAADAKRIVDMMKKSTARVVIVFGHQSNMINLMEEVVRQNVTGLQWIASEAWTAADVLQTPRYMPYLAGTLGIAIRRGEIPGLRDFLLHTRPDLYHNNSMVHRFWEFTFQCRFAPPPAGWVEGGGALCTGEEDLELVETEFLDTSNLRPEYNVYKAVHALAYALDDMLQCEPGKGPFSGNSCGNLQALEPWQLLYYLERFNFTTSFGDQVSFDENGDVLPIYDIINLLWLPDGRTTNQNVGEVKKSAFKGEEITVDEEKIFWNFENKKPPRSVCSESCPPGTRIVRKKGQPLCCFDCVPCSGGKISNETNSMECISCPEDFWSSPQRDHCVPKKTEFLSYQEPLGICLTVTSLLGTFICAIVLGIFIYHRSTPIVRANNSELSFQLLLSLKLCFLCSLLFIGRPRVWTCQLRHAAFGISFVFCVSCILVKTIVVLAVFKASKPGGESSLKWFGLMQQRGTVLVLTSIQAAICAAWLLSSSPTPHKNTQYYKDKIVYECIVGSTVGFAVLLGYIGLLATLSFIIAFLSRNLPDSFNEAKLITFSMLIFCAVWVAFVPAYISSPGKYADTVEVFAILASSFGLLLALFGPKCYVILLRPERNTKKAIMGRGTTKA from the exons ATGCGTAAGTCTGGAGATGTGATTCTGGGTGGACTGTTTCATAGCCACTTATTCTCTTACTTTCCTGACTTGTCATTTACCTCAGAGCCTCATCAGCTTTCTTGTCATAG TTTTGATGTTCTAGGATTTAAGCAGGCCCAGACCATGGTCTTTACTATTGATGAGATCAACAGAAACCCAAACCTGCTCCGTAATGTGACTCTGGGATACAGTCTGTACGATACCTGTCTCACAGTCGCAATTGGATTTCGTGCAGCCCTGTCATTACTCAATGGTCAAGAGGAGCAAATCATATTAGATGACAACTGTGTAGGAAACCCTCCAGTTGTAGGGATTGTAGGTGACTCTTCCTCTACGCGTTCTATTGCCATCTCCACTGTGTTTGGTTTGTACAGAGTCCCTATG GTGAGTTATTTTGCTACATGTTCCTGCCTGACTGATCGGCAAAAATATCCATCCTTCTTTAGGACGATCCCAAGTGATGCTTTCCAG GTTCGTGCTATGATTCAGATTCTGAAGCATTTTGGTTGGACTTGGGCAGGTCTGCTGATCAGTGATGATGATTATGGACTCCACGCAGCCAGATCCTTCCAGTCTGAGCTGAGTCTGTCTGGTGAAGTTTGTTTGGCTTACTCAGAGGTTTTACCCTGGGACAATAACGCGGCTGATGCAAAGAGGATTGTGGATATGATGAAGAAATCCACAGCTCGTGTGGTCATTGTGTTTGGACATCAAAGTAACATGATTAACCTCATGGAAGAG GTGGTGAGGCAGAACGTGACAGGCCTGCAGTGGATTGCAAGTGAAGCCTGGACAGCAGCTGATGTCCTCCAGACCCCTCGGTATATGCCATACCTGGCTGGTACATTGGGCATTGCCATCCGTCGAGGAGAAATACCAGGGCTCAGGGACTTCCTGTTACATACACGTCCTGATCTGTACCACAATAACAGCATG gTACATCGTTTTTGGGAATTCACATTTCAGTGCAGATTTGCACCACCTCCAGCAGGTTGGGTGGAAGGTGGGGGAGCACTTTGCACTGGAGAGGAAGATCTAGAGCTTGTGGAGACTGAGTTTTTGGACACTTCAAACCTCAGACCAGAGTATAATGTGTACAAGGCTGTTCATGCTCTGGCCTATGCTCTTGATGATATGTTGCAGTGTGAGCCAGGCAAAGGGCCCTTCAGTGGAAACAGCTGTGGGAATTTGCAAGCACTGGAGCCATGGCAG CTTCTCTACTACTTGGAAAGGTTCAACTTTACCACATCATTTGGTGACCAAGTGTCATTTGATGAGAATGGTGATGTCTTGCCAATATATGATATCATAAACTTGCTGTGGCTCCCTGATGGAAGAACTACAAATCAGAATGTGGGTGAAGTTAAGAAGTCAGCCTTCAAAGGTGAAGAAATTACAGTTGACGAAGAAAAAATCTTCTGgaactttgaaaacaaaaag CCACCCCGCTCAGTGTGCAGTGAGAGCTGTCCTCCAGGGACCCGAATAGTGAGAAAGAAAGGACAACCTTTGTGCTGTTTTGACTGTGTCCCTTGTTCTGGGGGGAAGATCAGTAATGAAACCA ACTCCATGGAGTGCATCAGTTGTCCAGAGGACTTCTGGTCCAGTCCCCAACGTGACCACTGTGTTCCTAAGAAAACAGAGTTCCTCTCCTACCAGGAACCTCTGGGTATCTGCTTGACAGTCACCTCATTACTGGGAACATTCATCTGTGCTATTGTTCTAGGGATATTTATCTACCATCGCAGTACCCCTATAGTACGCGCCAACAATTCTGAACTTagtttccagctgttgttgtcTCTTAAGTTATGTTTCTTGTGTTCACTGTTATTCATTGGACGTCCCAGAGTGTGGACATGCCAACTGAGACATGCAGCATTTGGGatcagctttgtgttttgtgtatcaTGCATCCTGGTCAAAACCATTGTGGTCCTGGCTGTGTTCAAGGCCTCTAAGCCAGGAGGTGAAAGCAGTCTAAAGTGGTTTGGTTTGatgcagcagagaggaacagTTCTGGTTCTTACGTCTATTCAAGCTGCTATCTGTGCTGCCTGGCTACTGTCTTCTTCTCCAACtcctcataaaaacacacaatactaCAAGGATAAAATAGTTTATGAGTGTATAGTTGGGTCCACTGTTGGTTTTGCAGTGTTGTTGGGTTATATTGGCTTACTGGCCACCCTCAGTTTTATAATTGCATTTCTTTCAAGAAATCTTCCAGACAGTTTCAATGAGGCCAAActcatcacattcagcatgCTGATCTTCTGTGCTGTGTGGGTGGCCTTTGTCCCAGCTTACATCAGCTCACCAGGTAAATATGCGGATACAGTCGAGGTATTTgccatcctggcctccagtTTTGGCCTCTTGTTGGCGCTGTTTGGACCAAAATGTTACGTAATCCTGCTGAGACCAGAGAGGAACACGAAGAAAGCTATCATGGGTCGAGGTACCACCAAAGCATAA
- the LOC125013668 gene encoding extracellular calcium-sensing receptor-like, with protein sequence MRKSGDVILGGLFHSHLFSHFPDLSFTSEPHQLSCHGFDVLGFKQAQTMVFTIDEINRNPNLLPNVTLGYSLYDTCLTMAIGFGAALSLVNGQEEQIILDDNCVGNPPVVGIVGDSSSTRSIAISTVLGLYRVPMVSYFATCSCLTDRQKYPSFFRTIPSDAFQVRAMIQILKHFGWTWAGLLISDDDYGLHAARSFQSDLSLSGEVCLAYIEILPPDNDPVEARRIVDVMKKSTARVVIVFAHDSYMINVMEEVVRQNVTGLQWIASEAWTAADVLQTPHFMPFLAGTLGIAIRRGEIPGLRDFLLQTRPDLYHNNSMVHRFWEFTFQCRFAPPPAGWVEGGGALCTGEEDLELVATELLDTSNLRPEYNVYKAVYALAYALDDMLQCEPGKGPFSGNSCGSLQALEPWQLLYYLERVNFTTSFGDQVSFDENGDVLPIYDIINLLWLPDGRTTNQKVGEVKKSAFKGEEITIDEEKIFWNFENKKPPRSVCSESCPPGTRIVRKKGQPVCCFDCVPCSEGEISNETNSVECISCPEDFWSSPQRDHCVPKKTEFLSYQEPLGICLTVTSLLGTFICAIVLGIFIYHRSTPIVRANNSELSFQLLLSLKLCFLCSLLFIGRPRLWTCQLRHAAFGISFVFCVSCILVKTMVVLAVFKASKPGGESSLKWFGLMQQRGTVLILTFIQAAVCAAWLLSSSPTPHKNTQYHKDKIVYECVVGSTVGFAVLLGYIGLLASLSFLIAFLARNLPDSFNEAKLITFSMLIFCAVWVAFVPAYISSPGKYADTVEVFAILASSFGLLVALFGPKCYIILLRPERNTKKAIMGRGTKP encoded by the exons ATGCGTAAGTCTGGAGATGTGATTCTAGGTGGACTGTTTCATAGCCACTTATTCTCTCACTTTCCTGACTTGTCATTTACCTCAGAGCCTCATCAGCTTTCTTGCCATGG TTTTGATGTTCTAGGATTTAAGCAGGCCCAGACCATGGTCTTTACTATTGATGAGATCAACAGAAACCCAAACCTGCTCCCTAATGTGACTCTGGGATACAGTCTGTACGATACCTGTCTCACAATGGCAATTGGATTCGGTGCAGCCCTGTCATTAGTTAATGGTCAAGAGGAGCAAATAATATTGGATGACAACTGTGTAGGAAATCCTCCAGTCGTAGGGATTGTTGGTgattcttcttctacacgtTCTATTGCCATCTCCACTGTGTTAGGTTTGTACAGAGTACCTATG GTGAGTTATTTTGCTACATGTTCCTGCCTGACTGATCGGCAAAAGTATCCATCCTTCTTTAGGACGATCCCAAGTGATGCTTTCCAG GTTCGCGCTATGATTCAGATTCTGAAGCACTTTGGTTGGACTTGGGCAGGTCTGCTGATCAGTGATGATGATTATGGACTCCACGCAGCCAGATCCTTCCAGTCTGACCTGAGTCTGTCTGGTGAAGTTTGTCTGGCTTACATTGAGATTTTGCCCCCCGACAATGACCCCGTTGAAGCCAGGAGGATTGTGGATGTGATGAAGAAATCCACAGCTCGTGTGGTCATTGTGTTCGCACATGACAGTTACATGATTAACGTCATGGAAGAG GTGGTGaggcagaatgtgacaggcCTGCAGTGGATTGCAAGTGAAGCCTGGACAGCAGCTGATGTCCTCCAGACCCCTCATTTTATGCCCTTCCTTGCTGGTACACTGGGCATTGCCATCCGTCGAGGAGAAATACCAGGGCTCAGGGACTTTCTGTTACAAACACGTCCTGATCTGTACCACAATAACAGCATG gTACATCGGTTTTGGGAATTCACATTTCAGTGCAGATTTGCACCACCTCCAGCAGGTTGGGTGGAAGGTGGGGGAGCTCTGTGCACTGGAGAGGAAGATCTAGAGCTTGTGGCGACTGAACTTTTGGACACTTCAAACCTCAGACCAGAGTATAACGTGTACAAGGCTGTCTATGCTCTGGCCTATGCTCTTGATGATATGCTGCAGTGTGAGCCAGGCAAAGggcctttcagtggaaacagctGTGGGAGTTTGCAAGCACTGGAGCCGTGGCAG CTTCTCTACTACTTGGAAAGGGTCAACTTCACCACATCATTTGGTGACCAAGTGTCATTTGATGAGAATGGTGATGTCTTGCCAATATATGATATCATAAACTTGCTGTGGCTCCCTGATGGAAGAACTACAAATCAGAAAGTGGGTGAAGTTAAGAAGTCAGCCTTCAAAGGTGAAGAAATTACAAttgatgaagaaaaaatattctggaactttgaaaacaaaaag CCACCCCGCTCAGTTTGCAGTGAGAGCTGTCCTCCAGGGACCCGAATAGTGAGAAAGAAAGGACAACCTGTGTGCTGTTTTGACTGTGTCCCTTGTTCTGAGGGAGAGATCAGTAATGAAACCA ACTCTGTGGAGTGCATCAGTTGTCCAGAGGACTTCTGGTCCAGCCCCCAGCGTGACCACTGTGTTCCTAAGAAAACAGAGTTCCTCTCCTACCAGGAACCTCTGGGTATCTGCTTGACAGTCACCTCATTACTGGGAACATTCATCTGTGCTATTGTTCTAGGGATATTTATCTACCATCGCAGTACCCCTATAGTACGCGCCAACAATTCTGAACTTagtttccagctgttgttgtcTCTTAAGCTATGTTTCTTGTGTTCACTGTTATTCATTGGACGTCCCAGATTGTGGACATGCCAACTGAGACATGCAGCATTTGGGatcagctttgtgttttgtgtatcaTGTATCCTGGTCAAAACCATGGTAGTCCTGGCTGTGTTCAAGGCCTCTAAGCCAGGAGGTGAAAGCAGTCTTAAGTGGTTTGGTTTAatgcagcagagaggaacagTTCTGATTCTTACTTTTATTCAAGCTGCGGTCTGTGCTGCCTGGCTACTCTCTTCTTCACCAActccacacaaaaacacacaataccaCAAGGATAAAATAGTTTATGAGTGTGTCGTTGGATCAACTGTTGGTTTTGCAGTGTTGTTGGGTTATATTGGCTTACTGGCCAGTCTCAGTTTTCTGATTGCCTTTCTAGCAAGGAATCTTCCAGACAGTTTCAATGAGGCCAAActcatcacattcagcatgCTGATCTTCTGTGCTGTGTGGGTGGCCTTTGTCCCAGCTTACATCAGCTCACCAGGTAAATATGCAGATACAGTGGAGGTATTTgccatcctggcctccagtTTTGGCCTCTTGGTGGCGCTGTTTGGGCCCAAATGTTACATAATCCTGCTGAGACCAGAGAGGAACACGAAGAAAGCTATCATGGGTCGAGGTACCAAACCATAA